DNA sequence from the Carassius auratus strain Wakin unplaced genomic scaffold, ASM336829v1 scaf_tig00009514, whole genome shotgun sequence genome:
ctcacCCCCACTGTACCGGGCTCAGAAAAtgttctcccctttcacacagacatccaaaatgcaatactctattatagatctcggttcaaactttattgatactatttccctaagcccattcacacttgctacactctttattgagccagagtgcttatgcttgcatactttttccctttatctaagggataatcagtcattaattgtccttttattatcaaggctcatcatacattcatccctctcaagtggatatgGGTTGAGTCCAATTCTGCCGGTTCACACTTAAGTGAAGGTCCAGGAACGGTGCTCAACCCTTACCCACTCAAtacggaatttatttgttcatacattcatcaCCATTCACAAgttcattcgtccggacacagacacatccacacaacaaaacacagctcttcctagagctccttaagggcccacctatttctGTCCTTTGAGAATTTCACCtatactttctcaaagcggtatccgtgggactttttctcgcgattccttaatctgcttatccgtttatcactgtcctacttggtacagctatccaataaacacagatttTACAATGTCCTTTTTGCCTAcactatttctgttttaaatctaggttaccttacaaggctttcctattaataaacaaaatatgtgcatgcagttatttcttctggagtaaaacccctttttcaatttggatatcctattttttctaaatttggaagagtagattttaagtgtccttaccactcagaactgacctcaaccaacacaaacgaattctataagcaaaaatgcttaccttgttTTATGGTGGCCACCCGGTTGTGTTGATCATTGGTCAGCTCAAAAGCGGTTGTCCACTCTGTCACTcttgtccagtcccatctgggtcgccaaatctgtggtgtcttttgccggttctcagaagaatcaaactcagtcagggatttttctctcagaagaaaagactttatttcaagcaaaacaaagtcgagcccCCTTGCAAGGGATCTCTCGAATGGTATTTCGTTCCTCCTTATATATTcctatatggggcggttccacatagtaaaacttttcctttagactATACTTTTCATAAATCACAAGGGAGGGGAGGCCCTTaatgtatgtctgaccatatgcttttcattagctctgtacattccagggcgtaggcaaccttctattagattttaggcctataagagtttaatagaataactttaaaacaaaaatggctagattcacattgattatatacttgattaattgaaactttactaataaaaatcttccacaagaTCAGCTCATTTGAGGAAGGGGTAAAGGCCCATTCATACagagaacgataactataaagataacggtATTAGCGTTCACACCAGCGCATGATATTGTATGTTTATTCAAAGCGCACATgcatctgccgctttaaattctcaagctcattacagcaggattgattctgattggctgccaatgtttttatcattcatcagaaaacaaatcgttctgaaagtgattccaacaatatcgtttctctgtgcctttatcgttaaaGTTGTGTTGTGGACTAgtttttaatattgagaatgatttttagaactatagctctatcgttatctttatagttattgtccttggtgtgaaagggccttaaaggttttaatagataaaaaaaaaaacctgggtgtatttattgtattatgtattattttcacCATTATAGGGtcgttgtgtacacacacactgccaacacacatttcagttcaaactacttgtaaagtgcatgtagcatccgatgacccatttaaaacattattttaaattgttaaagtatttcacaatattaccacaTCATTTAAACATAAATCTGTCAGAATCATCAGAATCTGACTGTCTCTCTGCGTCTGATGTGCATTCTGTAGGGTTTGGGGGTGAGGGTCACCCCATACACTGGGGTGTAATCTGGTTCTCCCGCATCATCTGGCCACACAAACTGGAATCGGCGCAGCAGAGTGACCATGATCAGGAAGAGCTCCATACGTGCAAGACCCTCACCGAGACACACACGAGGACCTGTACAAGACACATGTGCATATATGATATACAAAACACTCTCAAGCTAAACCTACACATGTTTCTGATTCTGAACCGTTACCTGCAGAAAAAGGCAGAAAGGCCTCAGGCTTCTCAAACTGGCCTTGCTCATTCAGGAAGTTGGCTGGGTTGAATTCATGAGGAAACTTCCACTGGCCTTCTTCTTTTAGTACAGAAGTGAGGTTAGGAATAACAAAGGTTCCCTAGAGAAGAAAAAGTCACAACATTATGATTTTAAAAGAGTAAAACTCTCTTTATATGGAGGTTTACTCACCTTTGGGATGCTGTAGCCCATCAGCTCTGTGTCTTTGGTGGTGCAGTGAAACACACTTAGCGGTACAGTGTTAGCCACTCGCTGAACCTCATGAATCACAGCCAGTGTGTAGGGCATATTGTGTCTGTCTTCATACGATGCCTGATCTTTACCCTCCAGAACCTCATCGATCTCTTTTTGACATCTCTCTGgtgaaataaaaagttgtgtTTAAGTTTAAGGATTAAGTTTAATCTTATTAATAGAAATTTTCTGATAAACCAAAACACAGACCTTGAACCTCTGGATGGTTCATGAGATACAGAAAAGCAGTGAGGAGAGTGTTGGACGTGGTATCCGTCCCTGCAAAGTGCAAATCCAGAAGGTACCGGATAAGATAGGCTTCAGAAAATGAGGAACCATCGTTTCTTCTCTGGTGAAGTTAAAATAACCAATGATTAGAGATAAGTACTACCATCTAAATCAATTAAACATACTAGAGAATACTAGAAAAAATACTAAAGATGATGGCCGATAACCGATAAATATTATAAactttatattgttttgtttaaataaattaaaaatagaaacaatcattttaaacactACAATTAAATTTAGACAttgcaacattataatgtacaatatttgtttttaaattggctgaagattacatttaaaagtttaacaataattcaatttatttaattgtattattagcatttaaaccgatcatttattttcattttatgactGGTAACCAATAAATAGTGAATATTAAAattctattctgtttttttttttcaaataaattacaaatactaCAAACAACTAATACTGATAAATTAAGAAAATCTCTAATATACACGACAACTGATATCATAACAATATAGTGCATTCCTAAAAAATACcatcacagatgcacacacacacacacaccttatcaAGCTCATCCAAATAACAGTCAATGAAGTCTCTTGGCTCTCCTGGGACTCTTGTATTTTTGTGCTCATTGATCAGTTGTGCGATCATTTCTCTGGCCTTGGTGGCATTTGTGAAGGCCTTCTTGAAGGGCAAAGGCAGACATCTCACCATAGGAAATGTATCGTATATCTGCAAaacaaaatgtgtatatatatatatatatatatagggaatttCCATAACcctaactataaaataaaaatctaaagtgCTTTCAGACTTATGCAGTTCTCTATATATGTCtacataatatgtttttttaatagctttgaatataatcatttaaaagaCAAACTGATAAAATGTCTCACCATGGCCCATGGCCCATTGGCAAACTTTGCATTCTCTGTATAGAGCTGAATGAAAAGCTTGAGGAATTCATCCTCATAATCATAACGAGAtccaaacaaaacaatgcagattACATTTGACGCAGCATTGTGGAACATAGTCTGAGGGTCAAAGGAGCTTCCTGCACAGACAAAATGTACATTGATCTGAATCTCAAGTCAAAAtctacatttttgagtgaacaggTATGTAACAAAAATAAGCACATTATTACCAACTCTTTTTTCCAGTTTGGCAATAATGTGAGAAACCTCTCCCAGAATTCTCTCCTCCATTGACTGCTTCCCCAGGCCAAAGTTCCTCAGGGTCATCAGAGCAAAGCGTCTGTGTTCTTTCCAACTGGGGCCATAGTCAGACAAAATGACACCTGCAAAAATctgtaaatgtcatttattgGCCTTAATTATAAGTGTAATATCGGACAAGGCAGAAAATTGCTCTTTGGACTACAGAAAAGAGACAGAGTGAACAAGTTTACAAGGATATTGATTAACTGTAGTCTGTACAGAGGTACAAGAGTGAAGGTTCGTTTGCAAGTTAATTTACCGCCTTCTTTTGTAACATGGTTGACCATGAGATCCTGCGGTCGTCCTGCAAAGTCCACAGCCTTAGTAAGAAGAGCTTCCTTCAAAACCTCAAAACCATTAAGAACCACCCAAGGTTTAGTTCCCAGGTACAAGCTGTAAACTTTCCCATAGCGATCTGCAAGCTAAAATGCTTATCATTAAAACATTAGACTGCTTGCAGTTCAAAACATCACCATATTTTTCAATGCAATAAGCATTTTTGGAATATTGCAAGGAtattcttcatcttttttttttcaagatttaacATTAGCTATCGATAAATTGTTTAAAGAATGCAATACTGTACCCTCTCAAAGTCGTTCAAAGGATTGTTGATGTTTAGCTCCAACAAATTCCCGAATAATGGCAGGGGACGAGGTCCTGGAGGGAAGTTCTTAGGCCTCTGGATCTGGATGAAGAGGAACAGGAGGAAGATGCACATCCACACCAGTATCAGAAAGCCCAGCATACTGACTGATGTAGCTCGGTAAAGTTGGCAAGATTttcacagattcgacttttccTAATCAATAAATCATgagcaaaacgttttttttttttttttttttttacagttcgcAGTGATGTAGAAAAAAAGCAACAAGCTACCTTCCCTCTGCTCTTTAAAAAATACACAGATCTCAGTGAGCTGGCTTCTGACAGTCAAGTCCGAAGGGACCGTATGCAAAGTGCGAAACCcgaaaaatattactaataaaatactcaataactTCACATTAACACGCTGTAGTGTCATCAAATTTAGTTCTGCTCTCATGCTGGGATTACTAcacttattttgaaaataattgctttggcccttttttatcataaaaaatagttaactttactgtaacacattattttcaccaaattcagttcacacaaaaagtcgcttttgcatattttttatgattatttaaaatgaaaatattaattgccTTCATTGTTATaggacaaaatgtatataaaaaccaTAACAATTATGCAAAAGCAACTGAttcagcaggagagcagtgatttGTTACAGAAAAgttattaatgatttttaataataaaaagatcatAAAAGTATGCCATAACGATATCTTTATGAATACGTTTTGTAGTACAGCaggcaggagagcagtgatgtgttaactgaatttggtgaaggtacagtgtgttacatttgACTCTTCTATGAACTGTAATCTTTAGTTCTTTCCATAGATTATTCTATTTtgcactttgcagacggtccctttaGTTATTTTCCTCAGACACCGGCGCATTGAAATCCGTgtattttgtacagagcggagTAAAGGTTGCTTTGAGGAAAACACGCTTGTAGTTCGTTTTCTAGATCACTACGAAAGAAATGAGTAGTcaattgtatattaaaaaaacgTTTTGCTCGTGATTTATTGATCCGGAAAAGTCAaatctgtgaatatcttgccaACTTTACTGAACTACAAAGTTCAGCtgtaaactatctatctatctatctatctatctgcaatTTGACTATGCAACGggttaaataaatattgaacatGTCacaatttttctcagtaaatatatttaaaaaggtgATGTGGACATTAGTTTTTCTTTGCATGAATGGATTACTTTGGTTGTTAccaacatctggtgaaaatttaaagaagttaaaaaattaagttctgtgtaataaagtgGAATGACCCAGgggaaaaagtattgaacacataAAGAAAGGGAGGAGCAAAAAAGCATGGAAAGCCAAGACACCAGCAGACATATCTCAGTGATTAAAACTCAGTCCTGCCCCTTGTCAGTGGAAATTAATATTAGTTTGTTCACTCCCAACTGACGGCCTATACAAAGATGTCTCATTACCAACGTGTCACACAGGAAACATTTCATAATGGGTAAAAGCAAAGAGCTCTCTTTTAAGACCTTCACAACTTTATTGTTGCAAAACATACTGATGGCATTGGTTACAGAGGGATTTCTATACTTCTGAATGTTCCAGTGAGCATTTTTGGGCCATAATCCAGAAGTGGAAAGAACATAATTTCACCATAAACATGCAACGACCAAGTGCTCCTCACAAGATTTCTGACCGAGCAGtgaaaataataatcagaagagTTTTCTAAGAGCCAAGAACCACTTGTGGAGAGCTTCAGAAAGACCTGGAATCAGCAGGTACAATAGTTTCAAAGAAAACTATAAGTAATGGACTCAACCGCCGTGGCCTGTATACACGCTCACCACGCAAGGCTCTACTGCTGAAGAAAAAGCATGTTGAAGCTTCTTTAAAGTGGACATTTCAGCATTATCCCAAACACACAAGAAAATTCATttggtttcagagaaagaaagtAAAGCTGCTTAAATccaatagaaaatctatggaaaGAACTAAAGATTTAGTTCATAGAAGAGGCAAATGGAATCTTCAAGATTTTATGACTGTTTgtgtcagggttttgcactgacactttgtcttatgtttttgtttctttagtctagtgtcagcacatggccttgttagTTCTCGGCCATGCGCTCCTTTAGCCCCTCCTCATTTCCTCTTTACCACACCGTCGTTAGCCTAgttggtctaattgtgctcacctgtccctcacgtattttcctccctatttatagtgcaccttacccttttgtgtttgctggtctGTGGTCATTCTCATCCTCTCTGTCTATGGATGTGACTGAATAGTCTtgattcttggttttgtttgatttCTCGAAGTTGGTTAAATTGgtaattttcttattttgttacttaACCTTTAACCTATTTTTCCTTgagtttaattagtttttttgtggAGCTTTGTCCTGTCTTGTGTTCAAGTTCCTGACCTGTCCCTGTGTGTCCTGCCCTGATTCTACCTGCCTGGCACTTGGCCTGTTTCATAGCTGGTGGTCAACAAGTGtctgagctctgctctatggtgACTTGTGTGGTCTTCTCCATCAGCCTGGTCTTGCTGCCCCCTCTGTTGCCAAAGTATTCGGCCAGTTATTTCCTGAAGCTTTCCCAGTGGTCTTCCCTAGCTGTTCCCGTTTActgtgtaaatcttttttttttttttgcacttcacTACCTCTTGCATCAGTCTATCACACTGCAATAGGGTCTTCCTTAGATCCCTGACCAATTGTGGAAGAATTTGCCAAAATCACCCCTAAGAAATGCATACGACTAGTTTCTCCATACAGGAAGCGTCTTGGAGctgtcattaaacaaaaaaagcttttgtgCAACGTATTCAATACACGTCAGTAAGCGTGTCCAATACTTCCCTTGGTCATTTACACAACTTAATTAACttgaatttatttgtattgtttatgtATGAATTACTTGGGTTGTTAacgacatctggtgaaaattccTTGTCAACATCacctttataaatattaaattatgtaatattatatattgggggttcgattcccggggAAAACATGATAGGAGAAAATGTTTAGCCTGGATGCAATCAATATACATCGCTTTTGATAAAATCGtcagctaaatgcattaatttaatatataaacattacatatatTATAACGGTGATGTGTTTGATACTTATTTTATCCACTGTATATTAAAACATCTAAGTCAGGAAGTTTAAAATGGTTAACCAATATagattattacaatattaattttattacaataaaattatttgaaaattaatacaaaagtgaaataatgcaaagaaaacaaaactagtgGTACCTTACTCCTGCTTTGAAAGGGTTAACTGATTCAAATACATCAAGCGCTGGAAGAAAAAAACGGTATCGGTGGCTGCAGTAGTTCAACGCGCCGTTTCTGTCGCCCCCTAGAGACCGCTCGACAGAATGCAGGAGCTTCCATTTTTATCAGGTCATCCCATGATGCACCGCGCCTTCAACGGCTTCAGTCATTCAAGCGGCTTTGGCTTAGCTCTGGTGTACAGGAGAGCGTCTGTTCTGTTAGGCCATCTGGGTTCGGGTAACCAGTGTCCTGAACCGGACCGGTCCCTGAACGGGGGTCTTTACTCTGTCGTTTCGAGCTGAACTTCCCCGTCCATGCTTCAGGAATCACCGGCCGTTGACGGGAAGCGAGCGTTTGGGCGGCAGAAGTGGTGCTGTCAGCGATAGAACAGCAGAAAGCGTTAAATACACAGACATAACCCGACCGGAAAGAGAACGGTGGGAATTTAAGAATACTTTAAAAGCAATTTGATGGATTTAGAGACCGGGAGAAACGAACTGGGAGCCATGGGAGAGTCGCTGCAGCCGCAGACCCCCAGTCGCCACGAGAAAAGTCTGGGACTGCTCACGACTAAATTTGTGACTCTGCTGCAGGAAGCGAAGGACGGAGTGCTGGATCTCAAAGCTGTAAGCACGACACGAACTCAGTCAATTTCAGCAGCTTCATCTTCTGCTATATGCTTTCAGTATCGAGGCGCGCAGCGCCTTCTGAATATTCATCGTTTTTAATGTTTCCGTGCAAACAGATGCACTTTTGGTCCTATAACAGCACACATAAAAAGTTGCTCTGGTAAGGGAAGAGGGGGTCGTGTGCACACAACCCCTCTCTCTAATCAGCTCGACTCATTTAAACTAGTTCTTCAGCTTAACCAGGCGAGCCAGCGAACAGGTTACAAATGTTATGTCACTCCAGTCGGCAAAGCAAAACTGTTCCGGTGTTTGTTGTTGTGTCCCGGAGGGTTTTTACTGCAAATCCCATCCGGACTGAAAACTCAAACAAAAGCCTTCAAAACAAGCACGTGCTCTGGAGTTTGGGATAGTTTGGGCCTGCGCGACCCAGGGATGCGTTTCTTTCAATCTATTGGGGTTTGAACGCGATTAAGTTACACCTCTAAAATGTGTTAAAAGTGTACTTTAGTGATTCGAGTGATCTAGGATTGTACGTATGAAGTAACGTTAGTTGTTTTGAAATGCGAAGCTTGATTGCATCAAGTTGCCTGCTTGTCAACTTCTGGGCTGGTTTTGTCCTTTTTATAAAGCCTGCaagtcttaaagagacagttctctGAAAGAATGAAAACTCTTATTATTTACTCGCTCATTTTGTTTCAAGTCCATATGACTTGGTTTCTTCAGTGGGAAAATAGGAAGATGTTACGTCTTGAAtgacagcctcagtcaccattcactttaatTGCTTGGAATAAAGATTAAGTGCAAGTGAGTGGTGACCAACGGTGTCTGTCTCTCACGTTGTGCATAATATTAGTAGAGTAAAAAAAAGTGAGTATTTTATTGAACTGTTGAATTTAATGGCTTGTTACGTGAAATATTGGCACTGTGCAAAacacctgtgtttgtgtgttgtgtagTTAGTCAGTTTACAGGTAATGAGAAGAATCAATAATCTGGTTTGTGTTCATGTGATTTAGGCTGCAGATACTTTGGCTGTAAGGCAGAAACGGCGCATCTATGATATCACCAATGTTTTGGAAGGCATCGGACTCATCGAGAAGAAATCCAAGAACAGCATCCAGTGGAAGTAAGGCAGACTTGCAGATGCTTTCTGATGACTCTAATGTCAAAACTTACTCCTTATGCGTATATTGTTGGTTACTGCGCTATCAAAGTATTTGGTATGTCACTTTTATTTTACTGACCTGATAGGTTCAAAGAGCCTCAGACATCTTCTATTTAGCAGAGGCATATTAAAGTGACActaaagattttgtaatgttattaaatttttgattaaaaaataaatgctgttcttctgaactttgtcAAAAGAAGAGTCTTGGAAAAAAAGTTACCAGTTTTGTCAAAAATgcgaagcagcacaactgttttcaatattgaagaTTATAAGAAATGCAGCAAAGCAGCATAttacagtgatttctgaaggatctgacactgaagactggagtaacaatgctgaatagaaaaaaatattttaaattctaacaCTATTCATAATAttagtgttttactgtatttttgaactaAGAAATGCAGTCTTGATTAACACTTTACCAACAACAAAAATGTGTACTGTATACTactgtatttattgtaattaaaaattaCACACATTAAGCTGCAGCTGTTTATATTTTAGAGAGGTTTCTGTTTGAATGTCGATTTATTCACTTGATCTAAACGTCTGTTTCTATTTTTGTTCACGTGTAGGGGGGTTGGCCCGGGTTGCAACACGCGTGAAATTGCAGACAAGCTGATAGACCTCAAGTTGGAATTGGAGGATCTTGACAGGAGGGAACATGAACTGGACCAGCAGAGAGTTTGGGTTCAGCAGAGCATCAAGAACGTGACAGACGACTCGCTAAATAGCCCATATCCTTCTAGCTGCATCTTTAGGATTCATCTTAGGATTCCTCTTTGTGACAACAGTCTATCACTTAAACGATaggttcacttccagaataaacatttcctgataatttacttactcccatgccatccaagatgttcatgtctttctttcctcgGTCGcaaataatttcttttttaatatattttaaatatggggTGGTGAttgcgcagtggataagacaaatgcacttggtgtgagagacccaggttcgacctgggttcgaatccactgtgagacaccaatgtgtccctgagcaagacacttaacccctagttgctccagaggcgtgcgacatatatagcaattgtaagtcgctttggataaaaccgtcagctaaatgaataaatgtaaaatgtataaaattaatttctttgcaACTGAAGAAAGACATTATATGAATATctttggatgacatgggggtgagaaattatcaggacatttttattcaggacgtgaacttaccctttaactCTAGGTTGTTTTAGCTCAAGGTGCTCTTATGATACTTTAAATTGATCCTCAAAATGAAGTTTGTATTTGAAAGCTTATGTTTGCTGTATGTCTTTAACTTGACACACTCTGGCATTTGTAACGCATCAAGACCTCTGCAACTGCTTCAAAGGTTGGTTTTTCCCATCAGACACCCACCAAAACACCAGTGTTACTGCATTAACAAAAATGACCAGCTGCAAATGACTACTTGCTTTAATGTTTCCTTATTAACCTTCACTGTATATGCTTGTCTGCCACTAGGTGACACTCTTCTAGCAATCAAAGCTCCTTCAGGAACACAGCTGGAGGTTCCTGTGCCTGAATCTGTAAGTCCTGCTTGTATgtacattaaaaagtaatgtggaaagtttatatacaaaataagtacacttctttattattat
Encoded proteins:
- the LOC113072568 gene encoding cytochrome P450 2F2-like; this translates as MLGFLILVWMCIFLLFLFIQIQRPKNFPPGPRPLPLFGNLLELNINNPLNDFERLADRYGKVYSLYLGTKPWVVLNGFEVLKEALLTKAVDFAGRPQDLMVNHVTKEGGVILSDYGPSWKEHRRFALMTLRNFGLGKQSMEERILGEVSHIIAKLEKRVGSSFDPQTMFHNAASNVICIVLFGSRYDYEDEFLKLFIQLYTENAKFANGPWAMIYDTFPMVRCLPLPFKKAFTNATKAREMIAQLINEHKNTRVPGEPRDFIDCYLDELDKRRNDGSSFSEAYLIRYLLDLHFAGTDTTSNTLLTAFLYLMNHPEVQERCQKEIDEVLEGKDQASYEDRHNMPYTLAVIHEVQRVANTVPLSVFHCTTKDTELMGYSIPKGTFVIPNLTSVLKEEGQWKFPHEFNPANFLNEQGQFEKPEAFLPFSAGPRVCLGEGLARMELFLIMVTLLRRFQFVWPDDAGEPDYTPVYGVTLTPKPYRMHIRRRETVRF
- the LOC113072569 gene encoding transcription factor E2F5-like encodes the protein MDLETGRNELGAMGESLQPQTPSRHEKSLGLLTTKFVTLLQEAKDGVLDLKAAADTLAVRQKRRIYDITNVLEGIGLIEKKSKNSIQWKGVGPGCNTREIADKLIDLKLELEDLDRREHELDQQRVWVQQSIKNVTDDSLNSPLAFVTHQDLCNCFKGDTLLAIKAPSGTQLEVPVPESHVNGQKKYQIHLKSSAGPIEVLLVNKDPSSSSPVVLPVPPPDDMLQSLSIPSSTTSAAAAAPTKAAANSTPSSTPPARVPAPSPLPSPPSLQKQPLPLLLGQLQTFQAPPLQMQQPIRRQQTRSSFSLLRHWTAALHFLIPQPFLNQSKQTLQICWISPKNSPKCLTLKK